From Pseudoalteromonas sp. R3, one genomic window encodes:
- a CDS encoding FAD-binding oxidoreductase yields MKYGVVIFSTLFITILLFVAYCLLDFSAEQKSIPERVNIINDITQLNPIEVSEVVVPTSIEDIQKAISTTKGKISIGGGRYSQGGQVALDDHLHLDMRQFNQVVSFSPEQKEITVQSGIRWRDIQDIIDPEDLSIKIMQSYSNFTVGGSLSVNVHGRYMGEGPIIRSVKSLKLVLADGRVETASPAQNSELFYSVIGGYGGLGVIVEATLELVPNTKVARETAYMHIDEYRAFFQNTVRDDSHIVFHNADIYPPDYTHVNSVSWVKTDKPLTVTDRLIPRDTEYWWQPKATQFVADSNFGKWVRQHVFEPILYSSEAVQWRNYEASYSVRELEPKSRTESTYVLREYFVPVERFDHFSKKMADIFKKHKVNVLNVSIRHALPDTGSLLAWANEEVFAFVVYYCQGTSEQDKQAVRAWSREMIDAVVSEGGTYYLPYQLHATSEQFHAAYPKANAFFALKKKIDPDNRFSNKLWEQHYTD; encoded by the coding sequence ACGCTTTTTATCACCATTTTATTATTCGTAGCCTATTGTCTGCTGGACTTTTCTGCAGAACAAAAAAGTATTCCCGAGCGCGTCAATATAATAAACGACATAACTCAGCTTAACCCAATTGAAGTGTCGGAAGTCGTTGTGCCCACCTCAATTGAGGATATTCAAAAAGCGATAAGTACGACAAAAGGCAAAATATCCATTGGTGGGGGGCGGTACAGTCAGGGTGGTCAGGTCGCGCTTGATGACCATTTGCACCTTGATATGAGACAGTTTAACCAGGTTGTTTCATTTAGTCCTGAACAAAAAGAAATTACGGTTCAAAGTGGTATACGTTGGCGTGATATTCAAGACATTATTGACCCTGAAGATCTCTCGATAAAAATCATGCAATCATACTCAAATTTTACTGTGGGGGGCTCGCTGAGTGTGAATGTACATGGCCGTTATATGGGAGAAGGTCCCATTATACGGTCGGTTAAGTCACTCAAATTAGTGCTGGCTGACGGGCGAGTTGAGACTGCTTCTCCTGCACAAAATTCGGAGCTCTTTTACTCAGTGATAGGTGGTTATGGTGGATTAGGTGTGATTGTGGAGGCGACGTTGGAGCTTGTGCCAAACACTAAAGTCGCTCGGGAAACGGCTTATATGCATATCGACGAGTACAGAGCGTTTTTTCAAAACACAGTCAGAGATGACTCACATATCGTTTTTCATAACGCGGATATTTATCCACCAGATTACACCCACGTAAATAGCGTGAGCTGGGTCAAAACTGATAAGCCACTTACCGTGACAGATAGGCTCATTCCCAGAGATACAGAGTACTGGTGGCAACCGAAAGCGACTCAGTTTGTCGCAGATTCAAACTTTGGTAAATGGGTGAGACAGCATGTGTTTGAACCTATTTTGTATTCATCTGAGGCTGTGCAGTGGCGAAATTATGAAGCCAGCTATAGCGTAAGAGAATTAGAACCTAAAAGCAGAACCGAGTCTACGTACGTGCTACGTGAGTATTTTGTACCTGTTGAACGATTTGATCATTTTTCCAAGAAAATGGCAGATATATTTAAAAAGCATAAAGTAAATGTGCTCAATGTCTCCATTCGTCATGCACTGCCAGATACCGGCTCTTTATTAGCATGGGCCAACGAGGAAGTATTTGCATTTGTTGTGTATTACTGTCAGGGAACGTCGGAACAAGACAAGCAAGCAGTAAGGGCGTGGAGCCGAGAAATGATTGACGCGGTTGTTTCTGAAGGTGGCACTTATTATTTGCCATATCAATTACATGCAACCAGTGAGCAATTTCATGCTGCTTATCCAAAAGCAAACGCATTTTTTGCTTTGAAAAAGAAAATAGACCCAGACAATCGCTTCAGCAATAAACTGTGGGAGCAGCACTATACTGATTAG